The Nocardia vinacea genome contains the following window.
AGCACGCCACTGTCGAAGATGGATCTATTGCTCGGCTACGGACTGGCCTTCGCCGCGGTCGCCGTGGTGCAGGCGGCGGTTGCGGCTACGGTCGCCTACCAGTTCCTGGGGCTCGAATCGCAGGGGTCCATCGCGGCAGTGCTGCTGATCGTCATCGCGACGGCTGTGCTCGGCTCGTCGACCGGCCTGCTGACCAGTGCGTTCGCGCAATCGGAGTTCCAGGCAATGCAGTTCATGCCCGCGTTGGTGATCCCGCAGCTGCTGCTCTGCGGTCTCGTCTGGCCACGGGAGGAGATGAGCGGTTTCTTGCAGGGACTGAGCAACGTCGTGCCGTTGCGCTATGCCGCGCAGGGTCTCACGGAAATCGGCACGTACCCACACCCGACCACCACGATGTGGATCGACCTGGCTGTCGTGGCAGCGTTCGCCGCGGCCTCCTTGCTCACCGGCGCGGTAACGCTACGCCGACGCAGTTCGTAATCACCACCCGATCCCAGCAGGAGCTTCCACGTGACAGCACTTCGCGTTCTTCGCCGAATACTGCCCGTGCCCACCCAATCCGACGCGCTGTTCGCACGCCGTGGGTTCCCGACCTCGGCACCGATAACCAGCACGCTCGAGCAGGTTGGAGTAGTGGTGATCCGGGGTTTCGAGATGGGCGCAGACATTGCCGAGATCGATGACCTCGCAGCGGCTCTCGACCATATCGACCCGTTCTATCGCAGCCTGGCCTA
Protein-coding sequences here:
- a CDS encoding ABC transporter permease, whose translation is MLLHTTARVLTQIRHDRRTVGLLLVVPSVLLTLLRFVFNGRPDIFDQLGLMLLGIFPYVSMFMVTSVAMLRERTTGTLERLMSTPLSKMDLLLGYGLAFAAVAVVQAAVAATVAYQFLGLESQGSIAAVLLIVIATAVLGSSTGLLTSAFAQSEFQAMQFMPALVIPQLLLCGLVWPREEMSGFLQGLSNVVPLRYAAQGLTEIGTYPHPTTTMWIDLAVVAAFAAASLLTGAVTLRRRSS